In a single window of the Nicotiana tomentosiformis chromosome 10, ASM39032v3, whole genome shotgun sequence genome:
- the LOC138899959 gene encoding uncharacterized protein, giving the protein MLPPLEKGEGISVSTRCNLLSRSVEIANYLKPLASEKDWEKIQALSGECLLNNAMYNANFLASEGLQRLIRENEELTSERDQLLVERDQAVIRLSELETKAAEDVVLETHLQQSEQKVETLSQEIALLRVQFEEARAKWAEVHIVILVAFDREAASVERLNNLEAALNSKAEELAAAEVKYAHLEEKHKRTIEHNKIFSSTVRKLDVSLKSVRCARENLSTEVTQLKEELKRRDASLVVEKTYAMYNMRRKTLEEAKAGFIDFDAEIAKARELELAAKSGLPVRSDAPGPSGSGFEFSGSEEESEDDNAEGQASEDQNVEPSVVPSTAPGDIDTSLPPGSGDNVV; this is encoded by the exons atgctccCCCCTCTGGAGAAGGGAGAAGGAATTTCGGTCTCCACtagatgcaacttgctatcccggtCGGTGGAGATTGCTAAttacctgaagcctttggcttcagagaaggattgggaaaagattcaggctctctcgggagagtgcttgttgaacaatgccatgtaCAAC gccaactttcttgcttctgagggccttcaaaggttgattagGGAAAATGAGGAACTTACctccgagcgggatcaacttttggttgAACGAGACCAAGCCGTTATTCGCCTCTCAGAATTGGAAACTAAGGCTGCCGAGGATGTTGTGTTGGAAACTCATTTGCAGCAAAGTGAGCAGAAAGTGgagacccttagccaagagattgCCCTGTTGAGGGTCCAATTTGAAGAGGCtagggccaaatgggctgaagtccatatTGTCATTCTTGTTGCATTCGATCGTGAGGCTGCCTCTGTTGAAAGATTGAAcaacttagaggcagccttgaatTCGAAGGCTGAAGAACTCGCTGCTGCAGAGGTGAAATATGCCCACCTGGAGGAGAAGCACAAGAGGACCATTGAGCATAATAAGATTTTCAGCTCTACTGTCCGCAAGCTCGATGTTAGCCTCAAGTCCGTTAGATgcgcccgggaaaacctttctaCCGAGGtcacccaactcaaagaagaactcaagcgtcGAGATGCTTCCCTCGTTGTAGAGAAAACTTACgctatgtacaacatgaggaggaaaaccttggaagaggccaaagctggtttcattgattttgatgccgaaattgctaaggcccgtgagcttgagttagctgctaaaagtggTCTCCCAGTGAGGTCTGATGCTCCTGGTCCTTCTGGATCCGGTTTCGAGTTTTCAGGATCTGAAGAAGAATCGGAGGATGATAATGCTGAAGGTCAAGCTAGTGAAGAtcaaaatgttgagccatcggtggttCCATCTACTGCTCCGGGGGACAtagacacttctcttcctccggggTCCGGAGATAAtgtagtttag
- the LOC104112772 gene encoding uncharacterized protein, with the protein MAGSGGNPSSGGQSHQAPKILLAKPGLVSAGKFNRGGPDDRDSTAHRSRIGSLSLLSDTWDFHSDRFLPFLTDNTDFTVVGVIGPPGVGKSTIMNEIYGFDATSPGMLPPFAIETEEARAMSKHCTVGIEPRVSAERIILLDTQPVFSPSVLAEMIRPDGSSTVPIISGESLPAELAHELMSIQLGVLLASICHIILVVSEGVHDDSMWRLMSTVDLLKHGIPDPSSLTLSHPQSSEKENREKILDGGEEYMADPVFVRTKLRTEDLTPCNVVQLKKALTQIFCSLSIVRSKNHTTAKESHVSAVPLKYSDRESEYLKLFLLPSRSKDESLKPQYESHISALWNLRDQVLSMRGPSFSRTVSERDWLKNSAKIWEIVKNSPICVDYCRTLQSSGMVRR; encoded by the exons ATGGCGGGCAGTGGTGGAAACCCTAGTTCGGGCGGGCAGTCTCATCAAGCTCCAAAAATCCTATTAGCGAAGCCTGGACTTGTTAGCGCCGGCAAATTCAACCGCGGCGGCCCTGACGACCGTGATTCTACTGCTCACCGCTCACGCATTGGTTCTCTTAGTCTTCTCTCTGACACCTGGGATTTCCACAGTGATCGTTTTCTCCCG TTTCTAACGGATAATACGGACTTTACAGTGGTGGGTGTGATTGGTCCTCCAGGGGTTGGGAAGTCCACTATAATGAACGAAATATATGGTTTTGATGCTACCTCCCCTG GAATGCTTCCTCCCTTTGCTATAGAAACAGAAGAAGCAAGGGCTATGTCGAAACATTGTACAGTTGGCATTGAACCACGGGTTTCCGCTGAACGGATTATACTGCTTGATACTCAG CCTGTTTTTAGCCCTTCGGTTTTGGCTGAAATGATTAGACCAGATGGCTCATCCACCGTCCCCATAATAAGCGGCGAATCTTTACCAGCTGAGCTAGCTCATGAACTGATGAGCATCCAG CTTGGTGTTCTGCTTGCATCCATTTGCCACATCATATTGGTGGTATCAGAGGGAGTCCATGATGATAGCATGTGGCGACTCATGTCAACG GTTGATTTGCTAAAGCATGGCATACCTGATCCATCATCTTTAACCCTTTCCCATCCTCAAAGCTCTGAGAAAGAAAACAGAGAAAAAATTCTGGACGGTGGAGAAGAGTACATGGCTGATCCAGTTTTTGTGCGTACAAA ACTACGCACTGAAGATCTAACACCATGTAACGTTGTTCAACTGAAGAAGGCACTCACACAAATCTTTTGCTCTTTATCTATCGTGAGATCAAAAAACCACACAACTGCCAAAGAGAGTCATGTTTCTGCTGTTCCTCTCAAATATTCAGATCGAGAATCtgaatatttgaaattatttctACTGCCATCTAGAAGTAAAGATGAATCCTTGAAGCCACAGTATGAAAGCCACATTTCAGCGTTATGGAATTTGCGGGATCAG GTTTTGTCAATGAGAGGTCCATCTTTCTCAAGGACTGTGTCCGAGCGTGATTGGCTGAAAAATTCTGCCAAGATATGGGAAATTGTTAAGAATTCTCCCATTTGTGTGGACTACTGTAGAACTCTTCAAAGTTCAGGCATGGTTAGGAGGTAA